Within the Heliangelus exortis chromosome 5, bHelExo1.hap1, whole genome shotgun sequence genome, the region ttactgcCACTGTAAAATCCCCATTAGAGCCTAGGGAAGGGGTTTGACTCTTGGATTTggcacagcaggcagcagcttccctgggcaagaGCTCCAGGACTTGGTATAGGAGAAATTTAAGGGAGCTGATGAGAGAGGTTCCCAGCCTAGTGCCTTGACAAAGGGAAATGAAGTAGCTTTCATTCAGCTGTTGGGGTTGCTTAAGTCTGGAATGGCCGTGGATAAAGGTTACAGGAAACTCAGCAACGCTAGGAACCCAGTTGAACATTTTCCATGTGATATCTCCTTTGTTTAGGATGTGATGGGATTTTTTACACCTATTCCTTTTTCCTGAGGGGTCAATGAGAGCATAAAATGTGTGTTCTGTCTCTCCTCTGTTTTTATGAGCATCTCCTGGAAGGCTGGACTCTACAGGACAGAAATGCTGCCAAATTACCTCCTACAGCCTTAAACTGCTAGTAGATGGTCACAATTTGTGAGTATGATGGGAATGTCTCTTATCCCTCTGCACAATGCTGGTGTGTAAGTAATGACAAATAAGCAGAACTGAGGTTAATTTACATTCTCTGTTGAAAGAAACTGGAAATACTGCACTGATGGTACAGGCAGAATTATCCTGATACTTGTGAAACTGACTTTGGCCATGAGCTGGCCCATCCCATTGCTCACGTCTCCCATTATTTCATTACTGGAGTGTGCCTGGCACTGGGTTCTTCATGGCAAGGAATGTGCTCTCACCTGGCAGTTGCTTCTTCAGGTAAAAGGATGGACAACAAGGAGCTATTTGTTGAGGTGTGCCCAAGAACTCCTTGGGGAGATCGGATTGCACCATGAATTAAACTGAACAGTGGCTCTCCAAAGTTCAAATATTGAGGAGAAAACATGTCCTGTGGAAAGCTACAGCAAGGGCctttgaaaaatctgtgtttaaCCTGATAGCCTCTGTATAACGCTTTAAGATTCTTGAAGTGGGAGGGGAGGACCCATCATTCAAGCTTGCTCCTGGGGAAAGAGAAATTGATATGAGAGCTTGAGCTCTTCTATCTTGCTTTTACAATCCACTGTTATCTGAGGTGGCTGTGTCCAGCATTTGTGAAGCCTCATAGCCAGCTGttatctgtattttctctggTCTTGATTGTGTCAAGTGTCAAGGAAAAAGCAGGGTGCCAGATGCCTCTGAGCTGAATTGCTGGTTGAAAAGTCTAGACCTCTGAAGTCCTGTGAGGAATTCTCATGCTGACAGAAGAGCTGATGGCCTCTGACATGTTGCTTCACTTCTTGTTTGGTGTGTGAACAGAACAGACAGCTGGGGTCACCTCATAGTTCTGTTACTTATCTGGAATTGGGCTCTGGTGAGGTGTCAGGTATGCTGCAGCCCTCATGCAGATACTGTAAGGGGAATCCTATGAGCTTGCTGAATTCTTGGGATAACTTCAGAGAGCTCTGTCACTTGTGCTATGGATCAGGCTGCCTGCCCTCTGTGAGGATGGGGCTGCAGAGATCTGTGGCCTGCCAGGCTGAGGCTATGTTTGAGTTTTTCTCTGTCTCAAGTTTCATGTGCCTCTGTACTCCATGTATGTAGCCTTTTCTTGCCCTTCTCAAGGTCTAATTTGATTCCTCTGATGCACTAGCACTGCAGGACTATGGGTGCTGAAGCCTGGGatctctctcctgcagcagcagcgGGTGCCTGTGCCCCATGGGGgtggctgctcagcccctccacCATTCCTCCTGCCCCAAACGGGCTGGGTACAGAGCCCACACCTTTTGCAGAGCAGTTTcacaatgtaaaaaataaatacaaatatagtTTTTGTGCGTAGTCACCTGGGTTATCAGACACACCTCCCGCCTTTGCTGTCTGCTGGGATTAGTTTGGTGGAGGAGCTGAAATATCAGTCCCTTCAGGAGGCCTGAAGAGGGAGCCAAGCTGCTCTGGAGGCTTTCTACAGCAACCAGAAAGTCCTGTGCAAAGCAGACACAGCATTCTTAATTTTAGTTCCCTTCTCTTGAAGTAACTTGCTGGTATTCGTGGGTTTCCTGACCAGGAGTCCCCCTAGGTTTTCTTTCAGGTGGTTGAGATGGAGATGAggggctggagctctgctgctcagctgatgATTTGTCATGTCAGTTGTTAACTGCTgattcttctttcccttcccagcaATGCTTTATCCCTGTGACATGCTCAGCTTCCGCTGGCCCACCACCCACTACAGCCTTTGAAACTTGATCCCTTGGCTGGTTCTGACCCGTGCTGGGGCAGTGCCTGGTGCAGCAGATTAATTTTCCACTCACCTGTTTGTGTGTCACTTGCTTTGCTACTTGgcacagcagctggagatggTTGTTTCTGAATGAAGATTTGATAAAGGACACAGGAAAGCTGGACTGATTGTGAGTATCTGCTTTGGGTGTTTTGGAGAGTGAGAAATTGCTTTAATTAGAATCCCTGGTTGCTGTTCTGTTCCTTGTAAGCTGTGTACATCCCAGGTGTTAGTTCCTGAGAACAGCAGCTCAAGTGTCTGGGATGTGCCAGAGGGAAAGTTTTGGTGGCTCTCAAGACAccacacagcagcagtgtcccGTTCTTGCTTATCACATCTGTCTTGGGTGGTCAAAAACTATAGTGAAACATTGGGGTTTCCCAGAACTCTCTGAAGTGTACCCAAAGTTACAATTCTGTGTTTTTACCCTTTTTCATTAACTTTTAGGTCTCAAATTCAGATGCTATAACACAGAGGTAGAAAAATTAAGTGAGCTCAAAAATAGGTTTGAAGACCAATGTTTGTTCTGCACCTGTGTTCTACCTGATCTTAGGtcttaccattttttaaaaagatggaaTAAGTAACaatttcctttcccctttcctacCTCCCGATGTTCTCTTAAACATTCCTTTTCCATTGCTACTCCTCCTTctcccaggctggggctggaacTGCTACATTTAACTGAGGCTCAGGCAGAGAGGAACAGTGCTCTGAGGGGTATTATTGGGGTGTCTCGTCAGCTGAGAGCTGTGCTGTCACTGCAATGAAACAGCCTGCATTGGTGGCTACCAATGAACTCCTGTACCTAATTGTTATTTATGCTGGGGCTCCAGTAGTCTTGTTCACACTCCTTGCTGAGATAAAAGTAGCACTTTCCCCCTCCACTGTCTGATGGGGCCATTTGTTCTTGAATTACGAAATGTTACCAGTTAAGCTGCATCATTCTACAACTACTGCTCAATAGCTATAAACGATGTAAGGATgtacagaaatgcagagaaagcaCCTTTTGCTTATTCAGGGAATCATGTCCTGCATTACAATACTGATGACTCTGCcagaagttttggttttgtttgactTGCTTTCTctagagttttaaaaatatttcttcttttttattttttccatagaaaaaaTGATTGACAAGTGAAGCAGTGGTCTGTGTCTTTTGGAGTTACTTATAGCTGCAGCTGGTCATCTCCCTTACAGGATCAGTAGTCTTTCAGAGACACTCAGGAGCCTCAGGGCAGGCAGGTGGCAGCAGTTTTATGTGTGAACCAAAACCACTTTAGTCTGTCCTTGGAGGAAGCAGATAAAGACCAACACTGAACCAGGCTTTTCCTGGTTCTTAAGGCTTTCTGTAGTTTCTTGCCTACAGCAAGGCAATGTAACTTCCTGGCATTTCCTCAGAACCTGTTGAGCTCGTTCTGCAGTAATGCAAGTGCCAGGTAATAGCTGTACTCTGATTAGATTTGGGCTGATTTTGAGCAATTCACGCACTAAGTTCAATTTAATCTGAATCATAAAACAGACCTTTTCTCTGCTTGCTGTATAAGATGTCTGATGTGTCCTCTCCTGGATAGTCCTAGTCATCAATCAGTACCCAAGTCAATCTTTCTTCAAAACCAAAGCTTTTTGCAGAATGCTTTGCCAAGGTTGCGATTAATGCAAGAAATTAAACCATGTATTTGcaagaaattaaactttttttgtgtAGTTGAAAATTGTTGCAGTTTTCACTTTGCAGAAATACCATCTGAATCATGGACAACTGGGATTAAACCACTCAAGAACTGCATCTAGAACAAACAAGAGAGCTGTGTATTAAACAGCTCAACAGCTGCCATATGCAGAATCTAGagataaatgttttcttttcaggacaGAAAGCTGAGAAGTTGGGCAAAGACTGTGAGCAGCTAATACTCTAAATTGCCTCTTTATACCTATTGGTACAAGGAATAAGATAACTGAGTTCATGGTTGAGAGCTGAAGTAGGAACCAGCATCTTACCACCACCAAAAGAAATTCTGATGTTTGGAAAATTGCCTATTCATACTTGTTCCTTACTTCACCCGAGGTAATGCAAGGAAAAGGTATGTTTCTTATGTTCTAAAGTTActggtgaaaggaaaaaagttggCTATGTGCCTCAATAGTGTGTAACATCAAACAATTCCCTCTTCCAAGATGGACAAACACTtccacctctgctctgcaggtgtGTAACATACCATGATTTGATATGGATAGGTAAGTTGAATTCTTGCAGACTACAATATCTTGGGTCTTTACAGCAGGACCAAAACTGTACTAGCACTTAGcttatttattataaataaaaaaacaataaatatttcataaattgCTATTacagttttctaaaaatatacatctaattttaatattataaaaaatagTTATACAATTATAGACAAAATATACAGGGTTTTAATGATAACACTTTACTCTTTAGAGTCTACATTAATACAGGGATTAATGCCCAAATAAGAATACCCTGCTAGACAGatttttatcagtattttaataaactgaaaaaaaccccaaatttaaCAAATGGCAGTTCTGCACAGAACTAGCTCAACCCCTATTTCACAGCTAGGCTTTAGCTACCATTTTAAATAGTCATGTGAGATCTGAAGGGCCTCTGCAAAGCTCTCCTCAAGATCATCGAGTTCCTTGTTGACTTCCAAATCACTGTCACAAGTAATCAAGTTCAAAGTTGCCTCCTGTGAGGGTGAAGTGTCTGGGTCTTCTTCAGATTTCATGCAGCAACCTAACTCTCTCCCACCATCTATCATTTCAGCAACATCTCCTGAAAAGTCGTCCTTGGTCTGTGCCTCCTTTGAACTTTCCCTGCATACTGGTGAGTCACATTTGTTTGGTTCCTTTAATAGTAAGTCAATGGTCCCAAAGAATTCAggttttgcagcttttctttgcaTCTGACTTTTACTGGTAAACTTGAGCTCTTCCATGATATCAAACTCTTTCAGATCCAGCGAGTCAAAGGCTTCCCAGTCCGTGTGGCTTTGCTCTGCACCACTGCCCGAGCTGCAGCCCAGGTCTGCTCTCAGCACGTCCAAAAAGTGCCGCATTTTGCTCTAAGGGTTGAAGGAAGATAGAGGTGACACTTCTCCAGCCACATGGCCCGCACCTGCCCAGAACTCAGGGTTTAATTCTGACATAAGGAAAGGGAGGCTGCTTGCAGTCAAGTGACCATATTACAAAGTGTCTCCAAATGAAGGTAACCATTGTCCCTTCTTTTGTGACTGTGCACGACACTCCTGATCTACTCTGTTCCGTGAGTCTGCAAATCTAATTTCTGGAGACAGATATGGCTCCCACTGAGCATTCTGGTCACCTTTACCTGCAAATACACCAGAGCATTTCCACTGTACTTTGGAAACATCACTGAAGCCATATGCAGAGAGGGAGAGTAACATAGAAGAAGCACCTACCTCATCCAAACGGTTCTTATTTTCCTGTATATGACACTCAAACAGTTGTTCCAGGGCTCTACAAAAAGAATGACATCATTTCACAGggagaaaacaatttttaccAAATCTACATAAATCAATGACCttagtttttcattttcactgcttAGCTGAATGTAACTACTAAGGTTGTTTCAAGTCactggataaggaactggctggacGGTGGCATGCAGAGCTGTGGTCAATAGCTAAATGTCCCAAAGACCAGTGACCAGTGGTATTTCTAAAGGGGAGGTACTGGGACCAGCACTGCTTAACATCTTGGTCAGTGACATGAGGAAAGGCACCCTCAGCAGTTTGCTGTGTAGTGTGGTCAGCATGGTGGTGGGAaagggaggccatccagagggaacACGATTGAAAGGTGGCCTGGTGCAAACTCCATCAACTAAGAGTTTGCTATCAACTAAGAGTTTGCTATCAACTAAGAGTTTGCTATCAACTAAGAGTTTGCTATCAACTAAGAGTTTGCTATCAACTAAGAGTTTGCTATCAACTAAGAGTTTGCTATCAACTAAGAGTTTGCTATCAACTAAGAGTTCTTTATCAGAAAGAACTGGTATGGAAAAGAATTTCTGAGTACTACTCAAATACATCACTTGTAGCATAACCTGtttaattattgaaaaaaaatttgcaacTGGTGAACCCTTCTCTAAAACAGTACATAATCCTGAAAACCCATGTGGAAGACTGAATTCATACTGGAACAGGAAAAAGGCCAGAAGGGAGATGAAGGATCTGTTGTGTGAAGGATTAGTAACTTTGTTTATTTAGCAAAACAGATACTGTAGATTAAAATGATTTCCTCTTAGCATTACTCCACCTGTGCTACAAGGTCAGTTTCTGACTGaggcttttttccttgtttttcttccttccataaagcaaaaaacccaaaccaaaccaaaacaagggGTATCTCTGTATCCACatattcttaaagaaaaaagaattattactAAATGATACTTCTGTTTCTTATTTCCATGTGTTTCTGACACAGCACTAAAAATTTGAAAGTACTATAACCTACCTGTCAGAAAATACCCCAAGGCTAAGAATTTCATTTGTTACATCTTCAATGAAAGCTAAATATAAAATCTCTTCTTCTCTGCAGGGAGAACAGAAAAGCCAATATTAAATGTTCTAAAATAAAGACACATATTACATAGTGCAGTAGGTCCAATCACCTTAAAGGGAAATGCcattaagaaaaatgtataGCTCTGGCTTCAGCTGCTATTTTTCCAAAAGGTAATTATATCAGAACTAACTAAACCTTTCATTCCATTTGAATATTAATAAAAAGCCCAGTGTAAAATGCCACTGTTAGAAAGGTTCCTATGGTGCTTTGTGTTTATGCTTTCTGTTGAGGCATAAATTAGCACAGAGATTCTGAGTGAGGAAACCAGCAGATCTTGGGAAAGGTTTTTAACCTGCTTTGCATTCAAGAAGAAAGGGGTATTAACTGTGAGGAAAGTAGTAAAATTGCAGTGTGATGCTCTGAGTGAAGGCTTCCAAGGGAGCTTCTACAGAATCTGACTCCAACTGAAAATGGGAAGCTCCAAGTATATCTCTGACAGCCTCCATTCCTTTCAAACAACAGCTCTTTGATGTACAAAATCCTTGTTAATGTGAGAGGTGGCTTTAACCTCTTTGGTCAACTTTCTATGATGCAAACTAACAGAAAAATGGTTTAAGCACTTACTCAGCTTCAATAATCGTCCTTGCTGAAGACTGCTGTGAATACAATGATGTCTCTCTAATCAGAGGGTAAGAAAAAgagcaacatttaaaaatccaCTGTACTACTTTTCATCTAGCTTTCTTCTAGAGCTATCCTGGGCCATTATACCACTTCCTTTTAGAAAAAGACCAACCACAACACCCCTGACCCCACTCCAACAGCAAACTCCACAGCTTACACTGAAGCCTGAAAGTATTATAGCACCTCAGCAGACACAGTGCTCTAACACCTCAAAAGACCTCAGTGTTACTTCAGATGCTATAAGACCTCTCCTATCCATaagagtggggttttttacttggagtataatttttttctcaggtaaAAATGCCTTGCTTGAAAAGGCCAGAGAGCAAATCAGTAAGTCATGCACAATACTGAGGTCAGCAATGAGGAGAATCAGCCTGGAGCCCTTGGATTCTGCCCTGATTTCCAACACAGTATTCTAAGTCTCTgatacattttcagaaaaaggatGTGGGAAATGCCTCTGGTCTGCAATTCTCACAGATAGTAGACTCAAAAGACTGGATGAAGACCCCTTTTCCTGAAAGGAATTACCAACTGGAATACCAATCCAGTGTTTAGTTTTAGTACTGTATAAGAATACACATTCCTTAAGCTCAGATGTATGCTCGGATATACAGAACTAACAGTGGTATTAATGTGCCACTGCTCTCACTCCTGACAAAAATACTAGTAGATTTCAGATCTCTTTTTTCCAATTTGCTTCTTAGGGGAAGTTCATCATaagaaaataatcaattttaaaattggGAAAGGCTGTTGatctaaaaaaccccaaccaaccaaaagtCCTGTGAAAAGAAACTTATATAACATTAGTGAAGGTTTATGGCCCAAGAAGCAGCTGTATAGAAAGCAAGCAGCCCTGCTTCAAACAGTCTCTCCTGCTATAAATCAGACACCTTAGGAAGGAGTATGGAGAGGCAGCTATTTCTCTTTCAGGCTCATCCACAGTGTATCGTCTCTCTTCAGCCTACAACACATAAATATTGTCAATAAATATACACATCAAattttactattaaaataaagtaataattaTTTGCAATTAAGCAATACTAGAAATTTTATACCTTTTCTAAGATACTTGGAGTAAACTAAGACATAAGGCAATAAACAGTCATCAGCTTTGACATCTAAAATCCTAGAGGctaccaagaagatggagactgCCTTTTTACAAGAAGTTACACGGAAAAGACAAGGAGTTATGTTTACAAGTTACTTCTGTGGAGATTCTAATTGGACACcagaagaacatttttcaccatgagaacAATTAGACACTGGAATaatctcccaggggaagtgaaCTCTCCTACATTGGACAGTTTCAAGACTCAGGGTGCTAGGCCaccttatttaaaatatgtttttaccTAAaaaggttggactagatgatccttgaggccccttccaacctggcattttatgattttatgaattCTAGTCAAAGGCAACAGGAGATGTGGAACATTTCTCCCCTGCCAAGCATGTCAAAGATGAATTCTCTGGCACATGAATGTCACCAACAGGAGTTAAATCTGGTATGCAAAAAAAGGAACCAGCACTCTAAAGCATATCTCTTGATCTGTTTGTAGAAAACACACGGGGAGTTGCTGAGTacctgcattttaaataatactGTGAAAAGGCCACTGTAAAGCTACATGACTTACTGCTGTCACTTTTGCAACAGCCAAAGGAAAGTCAAACACAATagttttgaaattaaatcaTAAGTTCTTAATGGAACTGGAGTGAATAATAATTTAAACTTTTCTTAATGAAGTCAGCAGCAGATAAATACATATCCTCTCTCACCTCTCTCCCACAGTgaataaattataattatttgtCTTATTAATCTAGAGACATAAGGAGTCTGACCCTGTACCTGCCATTCAGGAAGAAAGTCCAAAGTTATTCAAGTACTTCTCTTACATTTGACAGGTCTGTTTGATTAAGGACTTGTGGTCACTAAGTCACTGTACAGACAAGTTAAAGCATAAAGTAAAAACCTAACTTCTGAACAAACTCTTCCATGCAAATATCAATACAAATTAAGACAAGATAACAACTTCAGATTTGAATTCTTAAGGAATATTTCAGGTCTTTTTTCAGCTTCACTCTGCCTCCTGAAGATGCTGGTAGTCTCTCTCTCATATCTTTAAAATTTAGTAATCCTAAAACGAAGACAATTTCTGAAAGACCAAATAACCAGAAAACTAAGTTCAGCTCTCACAGATACTTAGCAGATGAAATTGAGGGATGCAAACAGCTCTGAttatgacaaaaaaatattgtgagCTCATAGAATTTGAAGTGATGTGGTATTTCATTAAAGCATTCCAGACACATTCAGCAAGACAAAAAGCAAACGGTATCAAGGAAGACTTTACCACCCACTGGTTTTGGTGCTTCCTCAGGGAAAGTGATTCCTTGGTTCCAACTCTTCTGCTGAGGGGTTTTTGGAATATGCTATCCCatacaaaaatgaagaaaaaaaaatcttgattaaGAAGTACCTTTTTCACCTGAAAACTAATGTACCAAATGTTTAGGTCCTTAACAGATATTTGTGTGACAGTGAACATGAAAAACTGttgaaaaatagattttgaaaatttttagtATCCTAAGATTTCTTCACATgcctcaatttttttccatttgtttccaCTCATTCTTCTGAAACTCCTCTACAGAACTTACCtcatgaaaataaagaacatgAAACTTAAATCAATTGTGTACTGCTATGGCAGATATAAAGTATATACTCCAAAATGGTGACAGGTACAGTAAGAGTAGCCAGAACACTTATTACCTTCAGTTTTATCTCCTGTTGTTCGGTCATAACTTCTCTCTCAGATGCTTTGTCTGCAGATGGAAAGCTACAAAATTTAGAGATATATTAGATTTCCAAGAAGGTTACTTTCAAAATATACAGGACAAGAATACCCGTGCCACTGCAGAAAATTCCTGTCAATCTAAACAGGACCTAGTACTAAAATGTCTGGTTCAGTTTAGAAAATTTCTGCCAGACTTCCATTCTCATAATAAGACTAAGTTATAGTTCATTTTGAAGGATGACAGCAGTCTTACACGGGTGAACCAAATGCATTATTTGGTTGCATATTTACAGGGAATAGCAATATTATCCAAAATAATTGTCCAGAATTGAGAAGGGAGATAATCCTATATATTAACAGTGCATCAGGAAAATACAAGAACCACAGCAAGAAAATCAGTAGTTGCAATATTTGAGCTGAAGCTACTGTAATTGCAGTCTTATTGTTTCTAGGACAAGAAGAGAGCCTAACACACAGGCACTGAGgacataaaggaaaaatagctttctctttctgaagcagtatcaggaaaaacaaaactaaatctAAACTGTTTAATTTTACTTTGCTAAGGAGCTCAACGCAAGTGAAGGACAtcaattttttataaaatatt harbors:
- the SPATA7 gene encoding spermatogenesis-associated protein 7 — protein: MGLRMESGSRRSQVSEYPAASIPRCGPASPFRGHLSTKSNAFCIDSARSLTSQYLIRDHMVFHYNKILSAKAAIDCSMPKSRLTSIKFADQQRREKLKKKIARCEEEMSMRRTSSRSSSRESGRLLLSSFGKNYLEAEDKDFLFPCARQTPCLSSPALCPYGECALGHSSPGKLARKDSRNPSNASSSNSSVRTASTRRKRSGHSSSCSTGSFVNISHSQRCQGIKSKVCCGDLLHRHSEFFTDSRKPFTPRTLISDAKPFLSDYRYYTPARKKRRNHSKQHVEAQTQTDVISFPSADKASEREVMTEQQEIKLKHIPKTPQQKSWNQGITFPEEAPKPAEERRYTVDEPEREIAASPYSFLRETSLYSQQSSARTIIEAEEEEILYLAFIEDVTNEILSLGVFSDRALEQLFECHIQENKNRLDESKMRHFLDVLRADLGCSSGSGAEQSHTDWEAFDSLDLKEFDIMEELKFTSKSQMQRKAAKPEFFGTIDLLLKEPNKCDSPVCRESSKEAQTKDDFSGDVAEMIDGGRELGCCMKSEEDPDTSPSQEATLNLITCDSDLEVNKELDDLEESFAEALQISHDYLKW